In the Micromonospora narathiwatensis genome, one interval contains:
- a CDS encoding DivIVA domain-containing protein, with product MASQGQRFRRKALRRGYKVDEVDAFLDRVEATLAGQPVGAPVASQEVHDVVFRVRFNGYDEWQVDLHLDRVERQLAELEERGGVPGGRGGDPRMADRHGPPMRDDRGLSPVPQPPMQPRPMPAQAGPPADRFGNRYDDPTGGNRYDEPTGGNRYDEPTGGNRYDEQTGGGRYDEPTAGGRYDDPTGGGRYDEPTGAFAGGYDGPRGGYDAPRGPAGPGPMGPGGPMGPGAPMGHGGPPPRGLPPGPGGYGPDDRFDGFEAGRRGRPDMTAEIRMPERDLRDPRGRGPGGPPPVPQQGFGGGPMGGPPMAGPPPAGPPMAGPPMAGPPMAGPPGSDLYRVDQIRRSFQVRRFGSGYDPDQVDRFFDSLLGGMQGRNPMPVNPKDLDTLRFGLVPGGYFEAEVDAALKDVQDILLGR from the coding sequence GTGGCGAGTCAGGGTCAGCGTTTCCGGCGTAAGGCGCTCCGCCGGGGATACAAGGTCGACGAGGTCGACGCCTTCCTGGACAGGGTGGAGGCCACCCTCGCCGGCCAGCCGGTCGGTGCGCCCGTCGCCTCCCAGGAGGTCCACGACGTCGTCTTCCGGGTCCGGTTCAACGGCTACGACGAGTGGCAGGTCGACCTGCACCTCGACCGGGTGGAGCGGCAGCTGGCCGAGTTGGAGGAGCGGGGCGGCGTCCCTGGCGGGCGCGGTGGCGACCCCCGGATGGCCGACCGGCACGGTCCGCCGATGCGCGACGACCGCGGCCTCTCGCCCGTGCCGCAGCCGCCGATGCAGCCCCGACCGATGCCCGCGCAGGCCGGCCCGCCCGCCGACCGCTTCGGCAACCGCTACGACGACCCGACCGGCGGCAACCGCTACGACGAGCCGACCGGCGGCAACCGTTACGACGAGCCGACCGGCGGCAACCGCTACGACGAGCAAACCGGCGGCGGCCGCTACGACGAGCCGACTGCTGGCGGCCGTTACGACGACCCGACCGGTGGTGGCCGTTACGACGAGCCGACCGGTGCCTTCGCCGGCGGGTACGACGGCCCGCGCGGCGGGTACGACGCGCCCCGCGGCCCGGCCGGCCCCGGTCCAATGGGCCCGGGTGGTCCGATGGGCCCGGGTGCCCCGATGGGGCACGGCGGACCGCCGCCCCGCGGCCTGCCCCCGGGGCCCGGCGGCTACGGTCCCGATGACCGGTTCGACGGTTTCGAGGCCGGCCGGCGTGGTCGCCCCGACATGACGGCCGAGATCCGGATGCCCGAGCGGGACCTGCGTGACCCGCGCGGCCGGGGCCCGGGCGGCCCGCCTCCCGTGCCTCAGCAGGGTTTCGGAGGCGGTCCGATGGGCGGCCCGCCGATGGCCGGTCCGCCCCCCGCCGGTCCGCCGATGGCCGGTCCGCCGATGGCCGGTCCGCCGATGGCCGGCCCACCCGGTAGCGACCTCTACCGGGTGGACCAGATCCGCCGTAGCTTCCAGGTACGCCGTTTCGGCAGTGGGTACGACCCGGACCAGGTCGACCGGTTCTTCGACAGCCTGCTCGGCGGCATGCAGGGCCGTAACCCGATGCCGGTGAACCCGAAGGACCTGGACACCCTGCGCTTCGGGCTGGTGCCCGGCGGCTACTTCGAGGCCGAGGTCGACGCCGCGCTCAAGGACGTGCAGGACATCCTGCTCGGCCGCTGA
- a CDS encoding DUF2631 domain-containing protein, which translates to MAGSEPVTAPDQHKPGHRRSGRIGAVLSAALLVVMALCGNHEGRVEDIWLIGIAALLLAIVIADAVLRRSGLRS; encoded by the coding sequence GTGGCAGGAAGCGAGCCGGTAACCGCGCCAGATCAGCACAAGCCCGGACACCGCAGGTCCGGACGGATCGGTGCGGTGCTGTCGGCGGCGTTGTTGGTGGTCATGGCGCTCTGCGGCAACCACGAGGGCAGGGTCGAGGACATCTGGCTGATCGGGATCGCCGCGCTGCTGCTGGCCATCGTGATCGCCGACGCGGTGCTGCGCCGCAGCGGCCTGCGGTCCTGA
- a CDS encoding tetratricopeptide repeat protein, whose translation MTRAEDRELLKAAYQAWDAEDWAVAGESLERLARRLPDHRRAGVWWYDAALAHKFLRNWAKAYELGREAAARAKRGTEDPAFWNLGIAATIMEDWATARDAWQGYGLTIPAGDGEIVADFGPTPIRLTTGQGGGEVVWAQRLCPTRARVLNVPTPESGRRYGEIVVHDGAPNGEREVDGRTYPVFDELLLFRASELPTTIVEVAADTPEDVRALAVLFDEQGYAAEPASGVRVLCACCSEGNVTQDRDHQIAGGQQVYLAAPADRISALMDGWCAAAPERRSWAGPVRG comes from the coding sequence ATGACCCGCGCGGAAGACCGCGAACTGCTCAAGGCGGCGTACCAGGCGTGGGACGCGGAGGACTGGGCGGTCGCCGGGGAGTCGCTGGAGCGCCTGGCGCGGCGCCTGCCGGACCACCGCCGGGCCGGGGTCTGGTGGTATGACGCCGCGCTGGCGCACAAGTTCCTGCGCAACTGGGCGAAGGCGTACGAGCTGGGCCGGGAGGCGGCGGCGCGGGCCAAGCGGGGCACCGAGGACCCGGCGTTCTGGAACCTGGGCATCGCCGCGACGATCATGGAGGACTGGGCGACGGCCCGGGACGCCTGGCAGGGTTACGGGCTGACCATCCCGGCCGGCGACGGTGAGATCGTGGCGGACTTCGGGCCCACCCCGATCCGGCTGACCACCGGGCAGGGCGGCGGCGAGGTGGTCTGGGCGCAGCGGCTCTGCCCGACCCGGGCCCGGGTGCTCAACGTGCCGACGCCGGAGTCGGGCCGCCGGTACGGCGAGATCGTGGTGCACGACGGCGCTCCGAACGGGGAGCGGGAGGTCGACGGCCGGACGTACCCGGTCTTCGACGAGCTGTTGCTGTTCCGGGCCTCCGAGCTGCCCACCACGATCGTCGAGGTCGCCGCCGACACGCCGGAGGACGTCCGGGCCCTGGCCGTGCTCTTCGACGAGCAGGGGTACGCGGCGGAGCCGGCCAGCGGGGTCCGGGTGCTCTGCGCGTGTTGCAGCGAGGGGAACGTGACCCAGGACCGCGACCACCAGATCGCGGGCGGGCAGCAGGTGTACCTCGCGGCGCCGGCCGACCGGATTTCCGCGCTGATGGACGGCTGGTGCGCCGCCGCGCCGGAGCGCCGGAGCTGGGCGGGGCCGGTGCGGGGCTGA
- a CDS encoding Rieske 2Fe-2S domain-containing protein — protein sequence MRVTGTGHASMRIDTAAGSILCDPWVNPAYFASWFPFPDNSQLDWDTLGQVDYLYVSHLHRDHFDAKHLRDFVSKDATVLLPEFPTSEMEDELRELGFTKFLKAPNEQVVELPGGLKIMIQALTSPTDGPIGDSSLWVEYDGVRLLNQNDARPTDLSVFADLGHVHAHMLQFSGAIWYPMVYELPQAAKTAFGKQKRDRQFDRTWRYIDDLKADHVFPIAGPPCFLDDELWQFNDIFDDEGNIFPDQSVFLAEYAKVGGTNGIVLLPGSVTEVTTEGATTTHPMPVEEFFANKVAHLEEMRERKRPIIEAEKASWRHPEVDVLGEMKRRIEPLLDESIYLAKGVGGPVRFDLVGYDGESVESIVVDFPEKEVRPYADEKVRYRFRTERALIEHLLHIGEVDWVNSLFLSCRFSAARIGQYNEFVYAFFKCLSEERLQYAEGWYDEHERAVDAEDITLDGWVVQRRCPHLKADLSRFGIVDGDQLTCQLHGWKFDLASGRCLTSVGHKIRAHRADTPTP from the coding sequence GTGCGAGTGACCGGTACGGGACATGCCAGCATGCGGATCGACACGGCCGCGGGCAGCATCCTGTGCGACCCGTGGGTCAATCCCGCCTACTTCGCCTCCTGGTTCCCTTTCCCGGACAATTCACAGCTCGACTGGGACACCCTGGGTCAGGTCGACTACCTCTACGTGTCGCACCTGCACCGGGACCACTTCGACGCGAAGCACCTGCGTGACTTCGTCAGCAAGGACGCCACCGTCCTGCTCCCCGAGTTCCCCACCTCGGAGATGGAGGACGAGCTGCGGGAACTGGGCTTCACCAAGTTCCTCAAGGCCCCGAACGAGCAGGTCGTGGAGCTGCCCGGCGGCCTGAAGATCATGATCCAGGCGCTGACCAGCCCGACCGACGGCCCGATCGGTGACTCCTCGCTCTGGGTGGAGTACGACGGCGTCCGGCTGCTCAACCAGAACGACGCCCGTCCGACCGATCTGAGCGTCTTCGCCGACCTGGGCCACGTGCACGCGCACATGCTCCAGTTCTCCGGCGCGATCTGGTACCCGATGGTCTACGAGCTGCCGCAGGCGGCGAAGACCGCGTTCGGCAAGCAGAAGCGGGATCGGCAGTTCGACCGCACCTGGCGCTACATCGACGACCTTAAGGCCGACCACGTCTTCCCGATCGCCGGGCCGCCCTGCTTCCTCGACGACGAGCTGTGGCAGTTCAACGACATCTTCGACGACGAGGGCAACATCTTCCCCGACCAGTCGGTCTTCCTGGCCGAGTACGCCAAGGTCGGCGGCACCAACGGCATCGTGCTGCTGCCGGGCAGCGTCACCGAGGTCACCACCGAGGGAGCGACCACCACCCACCCGATGCCGGTGGAGGAGTTCTTCGCCAACAAGGTGGCCCACCTGGAGGAGATGCGGGAGCGCAAGCGCCCGATCATCGAGGCCGAGAAGGCGTCCTGGCGTCACCCCGAGGTCGATGTGCTCGGCGAGATGAAGCGCCGGATCGAGCCGCTGCTGGACGAGTCGATCTACCTGGCCAAGGGCGTCGGCGGCCCGGTCCGCTTCGATCTCGTCGGGTACGACGGGGAAAGCGTCGAATCCATCGTGGTGGACTTCCCGGAGAAGGAGGTCCGGCCGTACGCGGACGAGAAGGTTCGCTACCGGTTCCGTACCGAGCGGGCGCTGATCGAGCACCTGCTGCACATCGGCGAGGTGGACTGGGTCAACTCGCTCTTCCTCTCCTGCCGCTTCTCCGCGGCCCGGATCGGCCAGTACAACGAGTTCGTCTACGCCTTCTTCAAGTGCCTCTCCGAGGAGCGCCTCCAGTACGCGGAGGGCTGGTACGACGAGCACGAGCGGGCCGTCGACGCTGAGGACATCACGCTTGACGGCTGGGTGGTGCAGCGCCGCTGCCCGCACCTGAAGGCGGACCTGAGCCGGTTCGGCATCGTCGACGGCGACCAGCTCACCTGCCAGCTGCACGGCTGGAAGTTCGACCTGGCCAGCGGC